The Panulirus ornatus isolate Po-2019 chromosome 55, ASM3632096v1, whole genome shotgun sequence genome has a segment encoding these proteins:
- the LOC139765700 gene encoding thioredoxin domain-containing protein 9 isoform X1 produces MAGVNANAMVEKQLVAATQIIEQQLDAEIERLDNLDSDDLDAIRRERLEAMKKRQQKKQEWISNGHGDYSELYDEKEFFETTKKSENVVCHFYRDQFVRCKIVDKHLNILARKHIETKFCKINAEKAPFLTERLHIRVLPTLCLVKDGKTKDYIIGFTDLGNTDDFSTEMMEWRIGRADVIEYSGDLLCPPTNGLRGGQRMDVHRKKTIRGGNKGDSDDSDSDY; encoded by the exons ATGGCAGGTGTAAATGCAAATGCAATGGTTGAAAAGCAGTTAGTAGCTGCCACACAAATCATTGAACAACAGCTGGATGCAGAAATAGAAAGACTTGACAATTTAGACTCTGATGACTTGGATGCCATTCGACGGGAACGTTTAGAAGCCATGAAGAAACGACAGCAGAAGAAACAAGAATGGATTAGTAAT GGGCATGGAGATTATTCTGAATTGTACGATGagaaggaattttttgaaactacaaaaaaatctgaaaatgttGTATGTCACTTCTATCGGGACCAGTTTGTTAGATGCAAAATTGTCGACAAGCATTTGAACATTCTTGCAAGGAAGCACATTGAAACAAAGTTTTGCAAGATAAATGCTGAGAAAGCCCCATTCCTAACAG AGCGGCTTCATATTCGTGTGCTTCCCACGTTATGTCTGGTAAAGGATGGCAAGACTAAGGATTACATCATTGGATTCACTGATTTAGGAAACACAGATGACTTCTCTACAGAGATGATGGAATGGAGGATTGGACGTGCAGATGTGATAGAGTACAGTGGTGACCTTCTTTGCCCTCCCACAAATGGTCTCAGAGGTGGGCAGCGAATGGATGTCCATCGGAAGAAAACCATCAGAGGTGGAAATAaaggagatagtgatgatagtgattcAGACTACTGA
- the LOC139765700 gene encoding thioredoxin domain-containing protein 9 isoform X2 has translation MIVVVSSCLLGLPRDVSHWPVIECKMAGVNANAMVEKQLVAATQIIEQQLDAEIERLDNLDSDDLDAIRRERLEAMKKRQQKKQEWISNGHGDYSELYDEKEFFETTKKSENVVCHFYRDQFVRCKIVDKHLNILARKHIETKFCKINAEKAPFLTERLHIRVLPTLCLVKDGKTKDYIIGFTDLGNTDDFSTEMMEWRIGRADVIEYSGDLLCPPTNGLRGGQRMDVHRKKTIRGGNKGDSDDSDSDY, from the exons ATGATAGTAGTTGTGAGCAGTTGTCTTCTTGGACTTCCAAGAGACGTGAGTCATTGGCCTGTTATAGAATG TAAAATGGCAGGTGTAAATGCAAATGCAATGGTTGAAAAGCAGTTAGTAGCTGCCACACAAATCATTGAACAACAGCTGGATGCAGAAATAGAAAGACTTGACAATTTAGACTCTGATGACTTGGATGCCATTCGACGGGAACGTTTAGAAGCCATGAAGAAACGACAGCAGAAGAAACAAGAATGGATTAGTAAT GGGCATGGAGATTATTCTGAATTGTACGATGagaaggaattttttgaaactacaaaaaaatctgaaaatgttGTATGTCACTTCTATCGGGACCAGTTTGTTAGATGCAAAATTGTCGACAAGCATTTGAACATTCTTGCAAGGAAGCACATTGAAACAAAGTTTTGCAAGATAAATGCTGAGAAAGCCCCATTCCTAACAG AGCGGCTTCATATTCGTGTGCTTCCCACGTTATGTCTGGTAAAGGATGGCAAGACTAAGGATTACATCATTGGATTCACTGATTTAGGAAACACAGATGACTTCTCTACAGAGATGATGGAATGGAGGATTGGACGTGCAGATGTGATAGAGTACAGTGGTGACCTTCTTTGCCCTCCCACAAATGGTCTCAGAGGTGGGCAGCGAATGGATGTCCATCGGAAGAAAACCATCAGAGGTGGAAATAaaggagatagtgatgatagtgattcAGACTACTGA